The DNA region TTCTTTTCCATTAGGAATTCATTTGCCATTCCAATAGCATCACCTCCAGCATTTATTTCTGTTTCGATGTCTTTCTTTAAAGCTGAAAAATCAGCGTAAGACAATGCGCAGTCTTTAGCAACATCTTTCTTTTCTTCAGTCGCTTTTACCTCTTCTTTTTTAGCAGCCTCTTCAGTTTCCTTGTAAGTAGTACTTGTTACCTTGATTGGAGCAATTTTTACATCAACAAGATTCATTACTTGGAAAGCATTTCCCCACTCAATACTTGTTTCTTCACCATTTGGTGTGATGTTGATAGAAAAAGTGTAAGATTTTCCTGCTTGAAGGACATCACCTTTTTTTACGATTTTAGGCGTTCCACCATTTACTGTGATTCCTGTTAGGTCAATTTTCCCAAGCTGTTTGCCATTACCATTGAATGTACACTTTACAGAAGCGTAGATTCTGTCAGAATAAACATTGTATTCCATCACTTTTACTGCAAACTCACCCGCTGTTTGAGTTGCTTTTTCAGCTAACACAAGTTTCTCTGCAGTGATGCTACTTTTAGCAGCTTTAGCGTATTGAACTCCATCTAAAATAAAATCGAAATAATCCGCATTTTTTTGAACAGGAGCCTTAATTCTGAACTGGTTATAGATTACTTTACTTTCTCCAGCTTTTAGCATTGTAATTTGAGAAGTTGGATAAACCTCACCTTCGTTTTGAGCAAGTTTAGTTTTACTACGGTCTAAAAGTAAAACACCATCACCTGTGTTTTGAGCTTTAAAGTTTACAGAATAGCTCGAAGAAGATCCACTAACTTTTTGGAAAGTGAATGATGCATCAGGAGCAGTAATAGCTTTTGGTAAGTTGTATTTTTTTTGTTGTCCAAAAACGTTAGTCAAGACAGTCAAAAAGAGTACTGTCATTAAAAGATTTTTCATAGCTGTTTTGAAAAATTGGTTTGTAATAGATTGTTTAAAAGTCTAATGCAAATATAGCAATTGTACATAAACCAATTGTGTACCAAAATGTGAGAGCTATGTAGGTGTTGTTATATGATAAATCTGATAGACTAAAAATTTTCTTCTACTTCTGGTCTCAGAACGAGTTCATGTGGCATGACGTCTTTCGGATATTGGAACGTAGTAATGATTGCTTGAGCGACACTGTCAGCAGACATATAATCTGGGCGATCTGCTGTTCTAAAAGCAGTATCAACACCGCCTGGGTAAACACTCAAAACGTTTACTCCTTTTCGTCTAGCTTCCTTTCTGAATACTTTTGTAAGCCCATCCAAAGCTACTTTAGATGCGGTGTAGGCTCCAATATTTTCATTACTGAATAAACAAACGGTAGAAAGAATATTGACAATTGTTCCCTTGATCTCTTTTGACTGCATTCTATTGAATACTTCTTTCATAAAAATGAAAGGCGCACGGAAGTTTACCGACATCATAAAATCTAGCTCCTCAGTCTTTATTTCATTTAGCGTTCCTCTTGCCGAATTTAAACCTGCACAATTAATCAGAATATCTATTCCTCCCAAAAAATTGTCAGCAGCTTCGATAAACTGAAGATTAGCATCTTCGTCAGTTACGGAAAAAGTTTCGGAATAAACCTGAGAAGAATAGGCTTCTACCTCTTGAAGTAAGCTTTCCATTTTTTCGGAAGACCTTCCACAAATAGCCAATTTAGCGCCCTTTTCAAGAAGTTGTTTGGCTAGTGATCTACCAATTCCGGAGGTCGCACCAGTAAGTAATATTCTTTTATTTTCTATAGAATTCATAAAAGGGGAAGTATTTATTGATAGGCTTAAAAAAATATAATGAGGGAAAAGTCTTATAACCTTATTGGAAAGTACAACAAAAATGAGTCACCCTAAACATGGATTCGGGATGACTCATTTTTTTATTTCTTGACAGCGTTATAAATGAAGCCGACAAGAGCGCCTACACCTCCAGAAATAAAAATGTTTTTACGAATTTCTGAGATACCCATGAGTTTCTTTCCAAATGAAACAAGTTCATTCGAAGCAGGCTTAAAAAAAGTACCTAGACTAACATATTCGCCAGCAATTTTACCGAAAAGTAAATAACCGATTACCAAACCGATAATTGTGAAAAGAAGAACAGTTGTTAGTGTCTTTTTCATGATTGAGAATTTTAGTTGAAAAACGCTTCAATCTTTTACGTTGAAAAAAGTGATTGAAGGCTGATTTCTGTAAAATTAATATTTAACCTGAGATTAGGTGTTAATTTCCCTGTAAAGACAAATCCTTTGATAGCCTCATATGAAAAACTCCCTCGACCGAAAGTATCAGCAGAGGGAGTTTATATTTTAAAGAACGTGTTCTTTATCCTTATTCAGCATCCATAAATGGATATTTATAATCTGTAGGAGGAACCAAAGTTTCTTTGATTGTACGAGGAGATACCCAACGCAACAAGTTCAATGCAGAACCTGCTTTGTCGTTTGTACCAGATGCTCTAGCACCACCGAATGGTTGTTGACCAACAACAGCACCAGTTGGCTTATCATTGATGTAGAAGTTACCCGCAGCATTTTGCAATTTTTGAGTTGCATGCTCTGCAGCGTAACGATCTTGAGAGAAGATTGCACCTGTCAAAGCGTACTCAGAAGTATTATCTACCAAGTAGATAGCTTCGTCGAAGTACTCAGTATCGTATACGTAGATAGAAACTACAGGACCGAAGATCTCTTGAACCATTGATTCGTAGTGAGGATCTTCAACCTTGATGATTGTTGGCTCTACGAAATAACCTTTCGATTTGTCGTATCCACCACCCGCAATAACGTCAGCTACGTTAGACTCTTTAGCTCTGTCGATGAATCCAGCGATTTTATCGAATGAACGTTCGTTGATTACTGCAGTGAAGAAGTTTTTGAAGTCTTCTGGCATACCTGAACGGTTCTCGATGATATCTTTGATATCTTCTTGCAAGTAAGCCTCAACTTCTGGCCACAAGTTTCTTGGGATGTAAACTCTTGATGCAGCAGAACATTTTTGTCCTTGGAATTCGAATGCTCCACGGATAATTGCTGTAGCTAGAGCTTTAGCATCTGCAGATTTGTGTGCCAAGATGAAATCTTTACCACCAGTCTCACCTACAATTCTTGGATAAGTTTTGTACTTAGCGATGTTCTCACCGATAGTTTTCCATAGGTGTTGGAATACGCCAGTAGAACCTGTGAAGTGAAGACCTGCGAAATCTGGGTGATTAAATACTACCTCACCAGCTTCAGGGCCGTCTACATATACCAAGTTGATTACGCCTTCAGGAAGACCAGCTTCGATGAATACTTCCATAATTACTTGAGCAGAGTAGATTTGATCTTCAGAAGGTTTCCAAACTACTGTATTACCCATCATAGCAGGAGCTGCAGGAAGGTTACCCGCAATCGCTGTGAAGTTGAATGGAGTGATCGCAAATACGAATCCTTCTAAAGGACGTTGCTCCAAACGGTTCCAGATACCAGGGGCAGATACAGGTTGCTCTTGGTAGATTTCAGTCATAAACTTCACGTTGAAACGCAAGAAGTCGATGAACTCACATGCTGAATCAATCTCAGCTTGGAAAGCTGTCTTAGATTGTGCCAACATAGTAGCAGCATTGATACGTGCTCTGTAAGGACCTGCGATCAAGTCAGCTGCTTTCAAGAAGATAGAAGCTCTGTGCTCCCAAGAAAGTTTATTCCACTCTTCTTTAGCACCTAAAGAAGCGTTGATTGCTTGTTCTACGTGAGACTTGTCGCCTTCGTGGAAGTTTGCAATTGTATGGTGAATGTCATGCGGAGGAGATAGAGGCTTTGTATTGCCTGTTCTAATTTCTTCCCCACCAATGTACATTGGAATATCTCTTACCTCAGCTCTTAATTTTGTTAGTTCTGCTTGCAATGCAGCTCTTTCTGGAGTACCTGGAGCATAGCTTTTTACTGGCTCATTAATAGCCTCAGGTACATTGAAAAATCCTTTTAACATTGTTGTTGAATTTTTTAATGCTTAATCAATTGCTTATTAAAATTAGAGGTTGTTAGCCTCTACCTCTCGTGGTCATGCTGTGTTGCGGAAAATTAATATTCCCGACTTCTTCTTTCGTATGACAAAACTATAAATGCTTTGGCATTTTCCCAATAAAACAAATAAGCATTTCTATAAAGTAAAATACTTTGCCAAGGGAATAGTTTCCAATAAGTTATTCGTCTGTCGCTTTTACAGAAAATGGGATGTTAAATTCTGTTTTTGCCCCTGCATCATCTTGTGCATAGAATAAAATACGATGTGGCGCAAGGGTATCAGGAGCATACTGATTATCAAAAATGGCAGAATCTGAAGCAATACTAAAGTTGAAT from Sediminitomix flava includes:
- a CDS encoding DUF4476 domain-containing protein encodes the protein MKNLLMTVLFLTVLTNVFGQQKKYNLPKAITAPDASFTFQKVSGSSSSYSVNFKAQNTGDGVLLLDRSKTKLAQNEGEVYPTSQITMLKAGESKVIYNQFRIKAPVQKNADYFDFILDGVQYAKAAKSSITAEKLVLAEKATQTAGEFAVKVMEYNVYSDRIYASVKCTFNGNGKQLGKIDLTGITVNGGTPKIVKKGDVLQAGKSYTFSINITPNGEETSIEWGNAFQVMNLVDVKIAPIKVTSTTYKETEEAAKKEEVKATEEKKDVAKDCALSYADFSALKKDIETEINAGGDAIGMANEFLMEKKCINVDQVLEYLSVFNLDGQRLAFAKMAYQYTSDKPKFHLVVTKLAYTKNKQALEEFLEVQ
- a CDS encoding SDR family NAD(P)-dependent oxidoreductase, which gives rise to MNSIENKRILLTGATSGIGRSLAKQLLEKGAKLAICGRSSEKMESLLQEVEAYSSQVYSETFSVTDEDANLQFIEAADNFLGGIDILINCAGLNSARGTLNEIKTEELDFMMSVNFRAPFIFMKEVFNRMQSKEIKGTIVNILSTVCLFSNENIGAYTASKVALDGLTKVFRKEARRKGVNVLSVYPGGVDTAFRTADRPDYMSADSVAQAIITTFQYPKDVMPHELVLRPEVEENF
- the pruA gene encoding L-glutamate gamma-semialdehyde dehydrogenase, with product MLKGFFNVPEAINEPVKSYAPGTPERAALQAELTKLRAEVRDIPMYIGGEEIRTGNTKPLSPPHDIHHTIANFHEGDKSHVEQAINASLGAKEEWNKLSWEHRASIFLKAADLIAGPYRARINAATMLAQSKTAFQAEIDSACEFIDFLRFNVKFMTEIYQEQPVSAPGIWNRLEQRPLEGFVFAITPFNFTAIAGNLPAAPAMMGNTVVWKPSEDQIYSAQVIMEVFIEAGLPEGVINLVYVDGPEAGEVVFNHPDFAGLHFTGSTGVFQHLWKTIGENIAKYKTYPRIVGETGGKDFILAHKSADAKALATAIIRGAFEFQGQKCSAASRVYIPRNLWPEVEAYLQEDIKDIIENRSGMPEDFKNFFTAVINERSFDKIAGFIDRAKESNVADVIAGGGYDKSKGYFVEPTIIKVEDPHYESMVQEIFGPVVSIYVYDTEYFDEAIYLVDNTSEYALTGAIFSQDRYAAEHATQKLQNAAGNFYINDKPTGAVVGQQPFGGARASGTNDKAGSALNLLRWVSPRTIKETLVPPTDYKYPFMDAE